One Roseomonas sp. OT10 DNA window includes the following coding sequences:
- a CDS encoding S41 family peptidase, translating into MGPLLTSPVVQAFAQESGGRAETYRLLNLFGDVFERVRAEYVEPVNDRDVIENAINGMLTGLDPHSSYMNARSFRDMQVQTRGEFGGLGIEVSQEGGYVKVISPIDDTPAQKAGIKPGDLITNLNGTSVQGMSLQEAVEQMRGERGSSIRLTIRREGTPTPIELTLTRETIRPQVVRARLEGNDIAYIRLTSFNEQTEVGLRRALQQLRSQAPNGLKGMILDLRNNPGGLLDQAVQVSDDFLDQGEIVSTRARRQEDAQRWNARSGDIASGLPIVVLINAGSASASEIVAGALQDHRRAVVLGVKSFGKGSVQTVMPLPGNGAIRLTTARYYTPSGRSIQATGIEPDVEVLAQRQDTAQRDREAELRRALRNDNSTAGQTRPPAPLPPLNLPAGLVEKIQKIPAEDAPAFDPTKPETDFQLQQALVLVRGMAGQPQRRASR; encoded by the coding sequence GTGGGACCGCTCCTCACCTCCCCCGTGGTACAGGCTTTCGCGCAGGAAAGCGGCGGCCGGGCCGAGACCTATCGCCTGCTCAACCTGTTCGGGGACGTCTTCGAACGCGTCCGGGCCGAGTATGTCGAGCCGGTCAACGACCGCGACGTGATCGAGAACGCGATCAACGGCATGCTCACGGGCCTGGACCCGCACAGCAGCTACATGAACGCGCGGTCCTTCCGCGACATGCAGGTGCAGACGCGGGGCGAGTTCGGCGGGCTGGGCATCGAGGTCAGCCAGGAGGGCGGCTACGTCAAGGTCATCTCGCCGATCGACGACACCCCGGCGCAGAAGGCGGGGATCAAGCCGGGCGACCTGATCACCAACCTCAACGGCACCTCCGTCCAGGGCATGTCCCTGCAGGAGGCGGTGGAGCAGATGCGCGGCGAGCGCGGCTCCTCCATCCGCCTGACCATCCGGCGGGAGGGCACGCCCACCCCGATCGAGCTGACCCTGACGCGGGAGACCATCCGCCCGCAGGTGGTCCGCGCCCGGCTCGAAGGCAACGACATCGCCTATATCCGCCTGACCTCCTTCAACGAGCAGACGGAGGTCGGCCTCCGCCGCGCCCTGCAGCAGCTCCGGTCGCAGGCGCCGAACGGGCTGAAGGGGATGATTCTCGACCTGCGCAACAACCCGGGCGGGCTGCTGGACCAGGCGGTGCAGGTCTCGGACGACTTCCTCGACCAGGGCGAGATCGTCTCCACCCGCGCCCGGCGGCAGGAGGATGCGCAGCGCTGGAACGCCCGGTCCGGGGACATCGCCTCCGGCCTGCCGATCGTGGTGCTGATCAATGCCGGCTCCGCCTCGGCCAGCGAGATCGTGGCCGGCGCGCTGCAGGACCACCGCCGCGCCGTGGTGCTCGGGGTGAAGTCCTTCGGCAAGGGCTCGGTGCAGACGGTGATGCCGCTGCCGGGCAACGGCGCCATCCGCCTGACCACGGCGCGCTACTACACGCCCTCCGGCCGCTCGATCCAGGCGACGGGCATCGAGCCGGATGTGGAGGTGCTGGCGCAGCGCCAGGACACCGCCCAGCGGGACCGCGAGGCGGAGTTGCGCCGGGCCCTGCGGAACGACAACAGCACGGCAGGGCAGACCCGTCCGCCGGCGCCGCTGCCGCCGCTGAACCTGCCCGCCGGCCTGGTGGAGAAGATCCAGAAGATCCCGGCCGAGGACGCGCCCGCCTTCGACCCGACCAAGCCGGAGACGGACTTCCAGCTCCAGCAGGCGCTGGTGCTGGTGCGCGGGATGGCGGGCCAGCCGCAGCGCCGCGCCAGCCGCTAG
- a CDS encoding GNAT family N-acetyltransferase, which produces MVPGLLRGIEVRAAAPADAADLARLSGQLGYPATAPEMAERVATLLRDGQGALLVAADYGPVVGVIALHWCVMLHQARPVARITTLIVDEQERGRGIGRLLLKAGAQSARQAGCDLVELTSGTQRAEAHAFYRAQGFAEVGLRFTRSLRRNRPEPAPDAG; this is translated from the coding sequence ATGGTCCCCGGCCTGCTCCGCGGCATCGAGGTCCGGGCGGCCGCCCCGGCGGATGCCGCCGACCTCGCGCGCCTGTCCGGCCAGCTCGGCTATCCCGCGACCGCGCCGGAGATGGCGGAGCGAGTCGCGACCCTGCTGCGCGACGGGCAGGGGGCGCTGCTGGTGGCGGCGGATTACGGCCCCGTGGTCGGCGTCATCGCCCTGCACTGGTGCGTCATGCTGCACCAGGCACGCCCCGTGGCCCGCATCACCACGCTGATCGTGGACGAGCAGGAGCGCGGGCGCGGCATCGGCCGGCTGCTGCTCAAGGCGGGAGCGCAATCCGCCCGCCAGGCCGGCTGCGACCTGGTGGAGCTGACCAGCGGGACGCAGCGGGCGGAGGCGCACGCCTTCTACCGCGCCCAGGGCTTCGCCGAGGTCGGGCTCCGCTTCACCCGCAGCCTGCGGCGCAACCGGCCCGAGCCGGCGCCCGACGCCGGCTAG
- a CDS encoding murein hydrolase activator EnvC family protein, with protein MRDARRSAATAEEAASEAATRARAAEAEEERLAAARAQAGRRAVAAGTALQEAAARLDRAEAARAAAEAAVEARAAALIPMLPALRRLSAWPAETLLALPVPPEEALRGALVLRGVARHLEAEAVAWRHAAVEAAAAAARATEERSAVAAARAEAMAAEEAVEAGLAEARRRRAGAVDAETIATRRAAATAARARDLQGAVERLEREAQERERRRLAEERAAQERAERARAARQQAERDAAREAARERAEAAAARQADPGPAPRGARATPVAGRVTREWGEGGAQGQTWTTPPHARVVSPCSGRIAFASPFRSYGLLLIVDCGGGYHVVLAGLERLDASAGQRVAAGEAVGVMGDGDSGRPSLYVELRRSGQAVDPRPWLRQG; from the coding sequence GTGCGCGACGCCCGGCGCAGCGCCGCCACCGCCGAGGAAGCCGCCAGCGAGGCCGCCACCCGGGCCCGCGCCGCCGAGGCGGAGGAGGAGCGCCTGGCCGCCGCCCGCGCCCAGGCCGGGCGGCGGGCGGTCGCCGCCGGGACCGCCCTGCAGGAGGCGGCCGCGCGGCTGGACCGGGCGGAGGCGGCACGCGCCGCCGCCGAGGCCGCGGTCGAGGCGCGGGCGGCCGCGCTGATCCCCATGCTGCCCGCGCTGCGCCGGCTGAGCGCCTGGCCGGCCGAGACGCTGCTGGCCCTGCCCGTCCCGCCGGAGGAGGCGCTGCGCGGCGCCCTGGTGCTGCGTGGCGTCGCGCGCCACCTGGAGGCGGAGGCCGTCGCCTGGCGCCACGCCGCCGTCGAGGCCGCCGCCGCCGCCGCCCGCGCCACCGAGGAGCGCAGCGCCGTCGCCGCCGCGCGCGCCGAGGCGATGGCGGCGGAGGAAGCGGTCGAGGCCGGGCTGGCCGAGGCGCGGCGGCGCCGTGCCGGCGCGGTGGACGCCGAGACCATCGCCACCCGGCGCGCCGCCGCGACGGCCGCCCGCGCCCGCGACCTGCAGGGCGCCGTCGAGCGGCTGGAGCGGGAGGCACAGGAGCGGGAGCGGCGCCGGCTGGCCGAGGAGCGGGCGGCGCAGGAACGGGCGGAGCGGGCCCGGGCGGCCCGCCAGCAGGCGGAGCGGGACGCGGCGCGCGAGGCGGCGCGGGAGCGGGCCGAGGCCGCGGCGGCGCGGCAGGCCGACCCGGGCCCCGCCCCGCGCGGGGCCCGCGCCACGCCCGTCGCCGGCCGGGTCACCCGGGAATGGGGCGAGGGCGGGGCGCAGGGCCAGACCTGGACCACGCCGCCCCATGCCCGGGTGGTCAGCCCCTGTTCCGGCCGCATCGCCTTCGCCTCTCCCTTCCGGTCCTACGGGCTGTTGTTGATCGTGGATTGCGGCGGCGGGTACCATGTGGTCCTGGCCGGGCTGGAACGGCTGGACGCCAGTGCCGGCCAGCGCGTTGCCGCCGGCGAGGCGGTGGGCGTGATGGGGGATGGGGATTCCGGCCGGCCCTCGCTCTATGTCGAATTGCGACGGAGCGGACAGGCTGTGGACCCGCGCCCCTGGCTGCGTCAGGGTTAG
- the ptsP gene encoding phosphoenolpyruvate--protein phosphotransferase, whose amino-acid sequence MILTADRIRLDAHPASKEAAIREAAQLLVDTGAIDPAYAESMLRREGEAETYLGNGIAIPHGQRGDRGLIRETGIAVLQVPGGVAWGAEKARLVVAIAAAGDEHIQVLRQLTEVLGDSDLADRLATTRDASLILRALDPDAPSPASATAPAPAPAAEGGLALGVAAPRPAGLHARPAKALATLAKQYDAVIEIRSGERRADARSMMALLQLGAGPGTALTVTARGPDAAAALEAVRAAFVAGLGEGEDDHAPATAAPPPVAPVEEEGAIAGLPASPGVAIGTLHRQRSEAAGFALTAADPAAERAALDGALAEAREELRRLAAEMTSRVGAKHAAIFGAHEAFLEDPELLAAARAAIATGASAPAAWQGATETQAAALVALGDPLLAERANDLKDVSRRVLRRLAGAPGDAVGPTLWPEGTILAAEDLTPSETAGLDPKRVIGLVTAAGGPTAHTAILARALGIPAVVAAGPRVLALADGTPVILDGDRGLLRPEPDAAAIERAEAAIARGRDRAAAAKRAAFRPAVTRDGHRVEVAANVRRPQEALDAVAAGAEGTGLVRSEFLFDDRAEPPSEEEQFGLYRALAEGFGGLPVVLRTLDAGGDKPLRFVNHPVEANPFLGLRGLRLCLANPALFRPQVRAALRAAKHGDIRIMLPMVDGLADLRAAREFIEAERLSLGAPPVEVGIMIEVPSAAIMADRLAGEADFFSIGTNDLTQYTLAVDRLHPTLGARSDALDPAVLRLIDMTVKAAHARGRWVGVCGNMAADPVAAPILVGLGVDELSVSIPNVAALKAQIRGLHRGEAERLARMALGCATAAEVRALPVAREMAAAA is encoded by the coding sequence GTGATCCTGACTGCGGACCGAATCCGCCTGGACGCCCACCCGGCCAGCAAGGAGGCCGCGATCCGCGAGGCGGCGCAGCTTCTCGTCGACACGGGTGCCATCGACCCCGCCTATGCCGAGAGCATGCTGCGGCGGGAGGGCGAGGCGGAGACCTATCTCGGCAACGGCATCGCCATCCCGCACGGGCAGCGCGGCGACCGTGGCCTGATCCGCGAGACGGGGATCGCCGTGCTCCAGGTGCCGGGCGGCGTGGCCTGGGGCGCGGAGAAGGCGCGGCTGGTCGTCGCCATCGCGGCGGCGGGGGACGAGCACATCCAGGTGCTGCGCCAGCTCACCGAGGTGCTGGGGGATTCCGACCTGGCCGACCGGCTGGCGACCACGCGCGACGCCTCGCTGATCCTGCGCGCCCTCGATCCGGATGCCCCGTCTCCCGCGAGCGCCACCGCACCCGCCCCGGCGCCCGCCGCCGAGGGCGGGCTGGCCCTGGGCGTCGCCGCGCCGAGGCCGGCGGGGCTGCACGCCCGCCCGGCCAAGGCGCTGGCCACCCTCGCCAAGCAGTATGACGCGGTGATCGAGATCCGCAGCGGGGAGCGCCGCGCCGATGCGCGCAGCATGATGGCGCTGCTCCAGCTCGGCGCCGGGCCGGGGACCGCCCTGACCGTCACCGCGCGCGGCCCGGACGCGGCCGCCGCGCTGGAGGCGGTGCGCGCCGCCTTCGTCGCCGGTCTGGGCGAGGGGGAGGACGACCACGCGCCGGCCACCGCCGCCCCGCCCCCCGTCGCCCCGGTGGAGGAGGAGGGCGCCATCGCCGGCCTGCCCGCCAGCCCCGGCGTCGCCATCGGCACGCTGCACCGGCAACGCTCGGAGGCGGCGGGCTTCGCGCTGACCGCGGCCGACCCGGCCGCCGAGCGCGCCGCGCTGGACGGCGCGCTGGCCGAGGCGCGGGAGGAGCTGCGGCGCCTCGCCGCGGAGATGACCAGCCGCGTCGGCGCCAAGCATGCCGCGATCTTCGGCGCGCACGAGGCCTTCCTGGAGGACCCGGAGCTGCTGGCCGCCGCCCGCGCCGCCATCGCCACCGGTGCCTCCGCCCCCGCCGCCTGGCAGGGCGCGACGGAGACCCAGGCCGCCGCGCTGGTGGCGCTGGGCGATCCGCTGCTGGCGGAGCGGGCGAACGACCTGAAGGACGTCTCCCGCCGGGTGCTGCGCCGGCTCGCCGGGGCGCCGGGCGATGCGGTGGGCCCGACCCTGTGGCCGGAGGGGACGATCCTCGCCGCCGAGGACCTGACGCCGTCGGAGACCGCCGGGCTCGACCCGAAGCGGGTGATCGGGCTGGTGACGGCCGCCGGCGGGCCGACCGCGCACACCGCCATCCTCGCCCGGGCGCTGGGCATCCCCGCCGTGGTGGCGGCCGGACCGCGCGTGCTGGCGCTGGCGGACGGCACGCCGGTGATCCTGGACGGCGACCGCGGGCTGCTGCGCCCCGAGCCGGATGCGGCCGCGATCGAACGGGCCGAGGCCGCCATCGCCCGCGGCCGGGACCGCGCGGCGGCGGCGAAGCGGGCGGCCTTCCGCCCCGCGGTGACGCGCGACGGGCATCGGGTGGAGGTCGCCGCCAATGTCCGCCGGCCGCAGGAGGCGCTGGACGCCGTGGCGGCGGGGGCGGAGGGCACCGGCCTCGTCCGCTCGGAGTTCCTATTCGACGACCGTGCCGAGCCGCCTTCCGAGGAGGAGCAGTTCGGCCTCTACCGCGCCCTGGCGGAAGGCTTCGGCGGGCTGCCCGTGGTGCTGCGCACGCTCGATGCCGGCGGCGACAAGCCGCTGCGCTTCGTGAACCACCCGGTGGAGGCGAACCCCTTCCTCGGCCTGCGCGGGCTGCGCCTGTGCCTCGCCAACCCGGCGCTGTTCCGGCCGCAGGTGCGGGCGGCGCTGCGCGCGGCGAAGCATGGCGACATCCGCATCATGCTGCCGATGGTGGACGGGCTCGCCGACCTGCGCGCGGCGCGGGAGTTCATCGAGGCGGAGCGGCTCTCGCTCGGCGCCCCGCCGGTCGAGGTGGGCATCATGATCGAGGTGCCCTCGGCCGCCATCATGGCGGACCGGCTGGCGGGGGAGGCGGACTTCTTCTCCATCGGCACCAACGACCTGACGCAGTACACGCTGGCGGTGGACCGGCTGCACCCGACGCTGGGCGCGCGCTCCGACGCGCTGGACCCCGCCGTGCTGCGGCTGATCGACATGACGGTGAAGGCGGCGCATGCGCGCGGCCGCTGGGTCGGCGTCTGCGGCAACATGGCGGCCGACCCGGTGGCGGCCCCCATCCTGGTGGGGCTGGGGGTGGACGAGCTCTCCGTCTCCATTCCCAACGTCGCGGCGCTGAAGGCGCAGATCCGCGGGCTGCACCGGGGTGAGGCGGAGCGCCTCGCGCGGATGGCGCTGGGCTGCGCCACGGCGGCCGAGGTCCGCGCCCTGCCGGTGGCGCGCGAGATGGCCGCGGCGGCCTGA
- the pfkB gene encoding 1-phosphofructokinase codes for MIVTVTLNPALDLTIALERLAVGAVNRARRAELRPAGKGVNVAAMLAVLGEPVAAGGLLPEADADAFARFLGGLGVGDAFHRVPGHVRINVKLVEDADGNVTDVNPPGPPAPADALAGVAARIAALDPAPGIAVLSGSLPPGLPASAWADLAAAQRAAGRLVLLDSSGKALETALAGGADVIKPNRDELAALLGRPLPDRASLVEAARALRAQGIGRVVVSAGGEGALFALPDATLWAVPPKVPLTTTVGAGDAMVAGLVAALARGLSAEDTARLATACGAAAVSRPPEGLPDRATIERLAAAVRIEAA; via the coding sequence ATGATCGTCACCGTCACGCTGAACCCTGCGCTGGACCTGACCATCGCGCTGGAGCGCCTCGCGGTGGGCGCGGTGAACCGGGCGCGGCGGGCGGAGCTGCGCCCGGCGGGCAAGGGGGTGAACGTCGCCGCCATGCTCGCCGTGCTGGGCGAGCCGGTCGCGGCCGGCGGGCTGCTGCCGGAGGCGGATGCGGACGCCTTCGCCCGCTTCCTCGGCGGGCTGGGCGTCGGCGACGCCTTCCACCGCGTTCCCGGCCATGTCCGCATCAACGTGAAGCTGGTCGAGGATGCGGACGGCAACGTCACGGACGTGAACCCGCCCGGGCCGCCCGCGCCGGCGGACGCGCTGGCGGGCGTCGCGGCGCGGATCGCGGCGCTCGACCCGGCGCCGGGGATCGCCGTGCTGTCGGGCAGCCTGCCGCCCGGCCTGCCGGCCTCCGCCTGGGCCGACCTCGCGGCGGCGCAGCGCGCGGCGGGGCGGCTGGTGCTGCTCGATTCCAGCGGCAAGGCGCTGGAGACGGCGCTGGCCGGGGGGGCGGACGTCATCAAGCCGAACCGCGACGAGCTGGCCGCCCTGCTCGGCCGCCCGCTGCCCGACCGGGCCTCGCTGGTGGAGGCGGCGCGGGCGCTGCGGGCGCAGGGGATCGGCCGCGTCGTCGTCTCGGCGGGCGGGGAGGGGGCGCTCTTCGCTCTGCCCGACGCCACGCTCTGGGCGGTGCCGCCGAAGGTGCCGCTGACCACGACCGTCGGCGCGGGGGACGCGATGGTGGCGGGCCTCGTCGCCGCCCTGGCGCGGGGCCTGTCGGCCGAGGATACGGCGCGCCTCGCCACCGCCTGCGGCGCGGCGGCCGTCTCCCGTCCGCCGGAGGGTCTGCCGGACCGCGCGACGATCGAGCGCCTCGCCGCCGCCGTGCGGATCGAGGCGGCCTGA